The following proteins are encoded in a genomic region of Neomicrococcus aestuarii:
- a CDS encoding ABC transporter substrate-binding protein has translation MTRTSKSLKVLALSAAAALALTACGGSSTASTSSSAASSGASSVTLLNAGKLTVCSDVPYPPFEYLENGKTVGYDMDVAAEVAKDLSVEVSVIDDSFESIQSGLALAKCDVSISSISITEERKNNMDFSDPYLDDDLALFAKDGSGITDLESAKGKRVGVQGATTGESYAKDNGLETMQFEDGGLQIEALKNGQVDAVLGNISVLNYGLKDTAEFKNVANFPTGEKLGISIKKGNTALLEAVNATLKRIEGDGTLEKYKEKYGLSTPAAASASSSS, from the coding sequence ATGACTCGCACCTCAAAGTCACTCAAAGTGCTTGCACTGTCCGCAGCGGCAGCTCTTGCACTGACGGCTTGTGGCGGATCCTCCACCGCATCCACCTCAAGCTCGGCCGCTTCCTCCGGCGCCTCCAGCGTCACACTCCTCAATGCTGGAAAGCTCACCGTCTGCTCTGACGTTCCTTACCCACCTTTCGAGTACCTCGAAAACGGAAAGACCGTTGGCTACGACATGGACGTGGCTGCGGAAGTCGCCAAGGATCTCAGCGTTGAAGTTAGCGTGATCGACGATTCCTTCGAATCCATCCAGTCCGGACTGGCCTTGGCTAAGTGCGATGTTTCGATCTCCTCGATCTCCATCACCGAAGAGCGCAAGAACAACATGGACTTCTCCGACCCATACTTGGATGACGACCTCGCGTTGTTCGCCAAGGACGGCTCCGGCATCACGGACCTCGAGTCCGCAAAGGGCAAGCGTGTAGGCGTTCAGGGCGCCACCACGGGCGAGTCCTACGCTAAGGACAACGGCCTTGAGACCATGCAGTTCGAAGATGGTGGCTTGCAGATTGAAGCTCTCAAGAACGGCCAGGTTGACGCTGTTCTTGGAAACATCTCCGTGCTGAACTACGGCCTCAAGGACACCGCAGAGTTCAAGAACGTAGCCAACTTCCCGACCGGTGAAAAGCTCGGCATTTCAATCAAGAAGGGCAACACGGCACTTCTTGAGGCCGTCAATGCAACGCTGAAGCGCATCGAGGGTGACGGCACCCTTGAGAAATACAAGGAAAAGTACGGACTGAGCACCCCAGCTGCAGCTTCCGCATCCTCTTCTTCCTAA
- a CDS encoding isochorismate synthase — MSTGTQGTSTPTPLASLPRLASATFDFPAAVNVPLDDFVTTDSALVWLRNSEGMIGLGEVFSVAAQGTDRFHELRQAWNELLSAKASSDAELFAFVAVAFSHTSAHASRLVVPEMVIRKKGGDAYLTWLFDPESGIAPEADHETLRERALERLAVLQHESSVGHLDFPDVADVPTEDRLLVGHVSDEQYVESIKRGVERINSGELTKLVLARDAVAELAQPVQVSRILKELSVRYRDCWTYSMRGLIGATPEMLIQVINGTARARVLAGTLDRKSAPVADPDYAKRALSEDEKQRHEHQLAIDSLTSQLLPYVTHMDAHIEPFVLELPNVWHLASDVTAKLPSKDAPNALDLAEILHPTAAVCGTPTDAAASAILELEGMDRGRYAGPVGWIDSHGNGEFGIALRGGIVESAHRIRLFAGCGVVAASDPASELAESWAKMRPMQQALNL; from the coding sequence ATGTCCACAGGCACTCAGGGCACTTCAACGCCCACTCCCCTCGCGTCGCTCCCTCGCCTCGCCAGCGCGACCTTCGACTTCCCGGCGGCCGTCAACGTCCCACTCGATGATTTCGTGACGACTGATTCAGCACTGGTCTGGCTGCGGAACTCCGAGGGCATGATTGGGCTCGGCGAGGTTTTCTCCGTTGCCGCTCAAGGCACGGATCGATTCCACGAACTCCGCCAGGCCTGGAACGAGCTGCTGTCCGCCAAGGCTTCTTCCGACGCCGAACTTTTCGCATTCGTGGCCGTGGCCTTCAGCCACACGAGCGCACACGCGTCCCGACTGGTAGTGCCGGAGATGGTGATCCGCAAGAAAGGCGGAGATGCCTACCTGACGTGGCTCTTCGACCCAGAATCAGGGATTGCACCGGAGGCTGATCACGAGACATTGCGCGAACGCGCGCTGGAACGCCTCGCCGTCTTGCAACATGAATCCAGCGTGGGTCACCTCGACTTCCCGGATGTCGCCGACGTTCCGACCGAAGATCGCCTCCTGGTAGGCCATGTCAGCGACGAGCAATATGTTGAGTCCATCAAACGCGGCGTGGAGCGCATCAACTCCGGCGAACTCACCAAACTGGTGTTGGCTCGAGATGCCGTTGCAGAACTTGCTCAGCCGGTTCAGGTGTCACGCATTCTCAAAGAGCTTTCCGTGCGCTACCGCGACTGCTGGACCTACTCGATGCGCGGCCTGATTGGCGCCACCCCGGAGATGCTCATCCAGGTCATCAACGGAACCGCTCGCGCTCGCGTGCTGGCAGGAACCTTAGACCGCAAGTCGGCTCCCGTAGCCGATCCCGACTACGCGAAGCGCGCCTTGTCCGAGGACGAAAAACAGCGCCACGAACACCAATTGGCCATTGATTCGCTCACGTCTCAGCTGCTTCCCTACGTGACTCATATGGACGCCCACATTGAGCCCTTCGTGCTCGAGCTACCTAACGTATGGCACCTCGCCTCTGACGTCACCGCCAAGCTCCCCAGCAAGGACGCGCCCAACGCGCTGGATCTAGCAGAAATTCTTCATCCCACAGCAGCCGTCTGTGGCACTCCCACAGATGCAGCAGCATCAGCAATTCTGGAGCTCGAAGGCATGGACCGCGGACGATACGCCGGTCCCGTGGGATGGATCGACTCGCACGGTAACGGCGAGTTCGGAATTGCGCTGCGCGGCGGAATCGTTGAGTCAGCACACCGAATTCGCCTGTTCGCAGGCTGCGGAGTGGTCGCTGCGTCTGACCCCGCTTCAGAACTCGCGGAGTCCTGGGCAAAGATGCGTCCCATGCAACAAGCCCTCAATCTCTAA
- a CDS encoding demethylmenaquinone methyltransferase → MNRATLEKRPDEVQSMFDAVAARYDITNDILSMGQTRRWRKIVVDAVDAKRGERVLDLAAGTGTSSEPYADAGVSVVACDFSTGMLEVGKKRRPDIDFVKGDAMNLPFADNSFDAVTISFGLRNIQDPRLALSEMYRVAKPGARLVIAEFSHPTFSPWRTVYTEYLMRALPAIATKVSSNPTAYQYLAESIRAWPNQDGLAAWLDAVGWRDVQYRNLAGGIVAVHRGFKK, encoded by the coding sequence GTGAATCGCGCAACTCTCGAAAAACGACCCGACGAAGTCCAGAGCATGTTTGATGCCGTAGCTGCCCGCTATGACATCACCAATGACATTCTGTCGATGGGTCAGACCCGCCGCTGGCGCAAGATCGTGGTGGACGCAGTAGACGCCAAGCGTGGCGAGCGCGTCCTTGATCTCGCAGCGGGCACCGGAACCTCCTCCGAACCCTACGCAGACGCTGGCGTCTCCGTGGTTGCTTGCGACTTCTCCACCGGAATGCTTGAAGTGGGTAAGAAGCGCCGCCCGGACATTGACTTCGTCAAGGGCGATGCCATGAACCTGCCGTTCGCAGATAACTCCTTCGACGCCGTGACCATCAGCTTTGGTCTGCGCAACATTCAGGATCCTCGCTTGGCATTGAGCGAGATGTACCGCGTGGCCAAGCCCGGCGCACGCTTGGTGATCGCTGAGTTCTCCCACCCGACGTTCTCCCCATGGCGCACCGTTTACACGGAGTACCTCATGCGTGCTCTTCCGGCGATCGCCACCAAGGTGTCTTCAAACCCCACCGCGTACCAGTACCTTGCCGAGTCCATTCGTGCGTGGCCTAACCAGGACGGTCTCGCCGCGTGGCTGGACGCGGTCGGTTGGCGCGATGTTCAGTACCGTAATCTCGCCGGTGGCATTGTTGCCGTGCACCGCGGTTTCAAGAAGTAG
- a CDS encoding geranylgeranyl reductase family protein — protein sequence MSVVIVGAGPAGSTAAYYLARAGVDVTVLEKTRFPREKVCGDALTPRAVREIQRLGLPHEESAGWRRIKGLRLVAAGNSMELPWPELTDFPDYGLIRTRLGFDEALARHAQSAGARILEGHSVTETITNESGRVTGVRAQILNEAGRKTGETLEVSGDVVLAADGNSSRSAVSRGFEKRDDRPMGVAYRTYYRSPRHLDDWMEGWLELPGKNGDPLPGYGWVFGVGDGTSNVGLGILNSSKEFGKLDYRQVLKEWTAAMPEEWGFTEENQTSRILGAALPMAFNRTPHYSPGFMLLGDAGGMVSPFNGEGISYAMESGRMAAQSVLDAFKATTGAAKEESLARYADVIRDEWGSHFTQGRLFAQVIGNPHIMRLSLKLGMSSQVLMNMVVRLLANLSDEAPRTIEDRVIHVLERLTPATNNQNSVRSLSNISQNVRGPLGLVRALSTNSKSDKS from the coding sequence GTGTCTGTAGTTATTGTGGGGGCTGGGCCCGCGGGGTCAACCGCCGCCTATTACTTGGCGCGTGCTGGCGTAGACGTCACGGTGCTTGAGAAGACCCGTTTCCCACGCGAAAAGGTCTGCGGAGACGCACTGACCCCACGCGCAGTTCGGGAAATCCAGCGCCTCGGCTTGCCGCATGAAGAGTCAGCCGGATGGCGACGCATCAAGGGATTGCGCCTAGTAGCCGCCGGAAATTCGATGGAGCTTCCGTGGCCTGAGCTCACGGACTTCCCTGACTACGGTCTGATCCGGACCCGCCTCGGCTTCGACGAAGCCCTCGCCCGCCACGCACAATCCGCGGGTGCCCGCATTCTTGAGGGTCACTCCGTCACGGAAACCATCACGAACGAAAGTGGCCGCGTCACCGGCGTCCGCGCCCAGATCCTCAATGAAGCCGGACGTAAGACGGGCGAGACGCTCGAGGTGAGCGGCGACGTCGTACTGGCAGCAGATGGAAACTCCAGCCGCTCCGCCGTAAGCCGCGGCTTCGAAAAGCGCGATGACCGTCCCATGGGCGTTGCTTACCGCACCTACTACCGCTCTCCGCGTCACCTCGATGACTGGATGGAAGGCTGGCTGGAGCTACCCGGCAAGAACGGCGATCCGTTGCCGGGTTACGGCTGGGTATTCGGTGTTGGCGACGGCACCTCCAACGTGGGTCTTGGCATCCTGAACTCGTCCAAGGAGTTCGGCAAGCTCGATTATCGTCAGGTCCTCAAAGAATGGACCGCCGCGATGCCCGAAGAGTGGGGCTTCACGGAGGAAAACCAGACTTCACGCATTCTGGGAGCCGCGCTTCCCATGGCCTTCAATCGGACACCGCACTATTCGCCAGGGTTCATGCTGCTCGGCGACGCCGGTGGCATGGTGTCCCCATTCAACGGCGAGGGCATTTCTTACGCGATGGAATCCGGTCGCATGGCGGCGCAGTCCGTACTGGATGCGTTCAAGGCCACCACAGGTGCTGCGAAGGAAGAATCCTTGGCTCGGTACGCGGATGTCATCCGTGACGAGTGGGGTTCACACTTCACACAGGGCCGGCTGTTCGCGCAAGTGATCGGCAACCCGCACATCATGCGTCTGTCCCTGAAGTTGGGCATGTCCAGCCAAGTTCTCATGAACATGGTGGTGCGGTTGCTCGCGAACCTTTCGGATGAAGCGCCGCGAACAATTGAAGATAGAGTTATCCATGTTCTCGAGCGGCTTACACCCGCCACGAACAACCAAAACTCCGTCCGTTCCTTGAGCAACATTTCACAGAACGTACGCGGCCCGCTGGGCTTAGTGCGAGCTCTCTCAACCAACAGTAAGTCTGATAAATCGTGA
- a CDS encoding polyprenyl synthetase family protein gives MVTQSHNTWTAAGHSVPESMELDAETRALAELVKLPPGFAEIADDPTLGPAVFTGMARVEKMLRDAIANSDPFVDQTSRHLVEAGGKRVRPLLVLLSSLLSGNEEISDDVVKAAAMVELTHLATLYHDDVMDSAPLRRGAPTAHEVWGNSVAILTGDLIFARASILAASLGPEAVDLQARTFERLCLGQLHESVGPRPEEDALTHHLSVISDKTASLLAAAGEFGSRFGGSGDAQMNLLSEYGEKVGVAFQLADDVIDLTGAKVKSGKTPGTDLRERVPTLPVLILRRMSAEGDATATEVLTLVDGDLTSDEQLAAAVQAVATHPATNEAWAVARQWADEAREALSPLPNGPVKNALLDFADAVVSRDQ, from the coding sequence ATCGTGACTCAATCCCACAACACTTGGACCGCTGCGGGGCACTCTGTGCCCGAATCCATGGAATTGGACGCCGAAACTCGTGCCCTTGCCGAGCTCGTCAAGCTTCCGCCAGGGTTCGCGGAGATCGCAGATGACCCCACGTTGGGCCCGGCCGTTTTCACGGGTATGGCTCGTGTGGAGAAGATGTTGCGCGATGCCATCGCGAATTCTGACCCTTTCGTTGATCAGACCAGCCGCCATTTGGTAGAGGCTGGCGGTAAGCGCGTTCGCCCGCTTCTGGTGCTGTTGAGCTCTTTGCTCAGCGGCAACGAGGAGATCAGCGATGACGTGGTCAAGGCCGCCGCAATGGTGGAGCTTACCCACTTGGCGACGCTGTACCACGATGACGTCATGGACTCCGCGCCCTTGCGCCGCGGCGCACCCACTGCTCATGAAGTGTGGGGCAACTCGGTTGCTATTCTTACCGGCGACCTGATCTTCGCGCGTGCCTCCATTCTTGCCGCGTCCTTGGGCCCGGAAGCTGTTGACTTGCAGGCTCGCACGTTCGAACGCTTGTGCTTGGGACAGCTGCATGAATCCGTGGGACCGCGCCCTGAAGAGGACGCGCTCACGCACCACTTGAGCGTGATCTCTGATAAGACCGCATCCTTGCTGGCTGCCGCTGGCGAGTTCGGCTCCCGCTTCGGCGGCTCCGGCGATGCCCAGATGAACTTGCTGAGCGAATACGGCGAAAAGGTGGGCGTTGCCTTCCAGCTCGCCGATGACGTCATTGACCTGACTGGCGCCAAGGTGAAGTCCGGTAAGACTCCGGGAACGGACCTGCGCGAGCGCGTCCCCACCTTGCCGGTGTTGATCTTGCGGCGCATGTCCGCCGAGGGCGACGCCACCGCTACCGAAGTTCTCACCTTGGTCGACGGCGATCTGACCAGCGACGAGCAGCTTGCTGCAGCTGTTCAGGCGGTTGCCACGCACCCAGCGACGAACGAGGCCTGGGCTGTTGCCCGCCAGTGGGCTGACGAGGCTCGCGAGGCGCTGTCTCCACTTCCTAACGGTCCTGTCAAGAACGCGCTGTTGGACTTCGCCGACGCTGTGGTCTCCCGCGACCAGTAA
- a CDS encoding DNA-3-methyladenine glycosylase: MISGNGSLDFLNERASLVAPQLLGWRLRHTNAEGTVVVELTETEAYEGEIDPASHAYRGLTARTEAMFGPTGRLYMYRSYGNHWACNIVAHTPEGSGGVLLRAGKVVEGLELAHARRERVPRKQTVPRKVALTDAQLARGPGNLAQALGLNLEHYGAVINTEIGADNGSQLGTSTSSASGAVVSLECPEAASSYSQISSGPRVGVSQAADWPWRFWIDGEPSVTAYRRNPRA; this comes from the coding sequence ATGATTTCCGGTAACGGTTCCCTGGATTTCCTGAATGAACGCGCGTCCTTGGTAGCGCCGCAACTGTTGGGGTGGCGGCTTCGGCATACGAACGCCGAGGGCACCGTGGTGGTGGAGCTGACCGAAACGGAAGCCTACGAGGGCGAGATCGACCCAGCCTCTCACGCTTACCGTGGACTCACGGCGCGCACGGAGGCCATGTTCGGCCCCACGGGCAGGCTCTATATGTACCGCTCCTACGGCAATCACTGGGCGTGCAACATTGTGGCCCATACGCCCGAGGGTTCTGGCGGTGTGCTGTTGCGCGCGGGGAAAGTCGTGGAGGGTCTTGAGCTAGCTCATGCTCGTCGCGAACGTGTTCCGCGCAAACAGACGGTGCCGCGCAAGGTAGCGCTCACGGATGCCCAGCTCGCTCGGGGGCCAGGGAATCTAGCGCAAGCCCTTGGACTCAATCTCGAGCACTACGGCGCTGTCATCAACACCGAAATTGGCGCTGATAACGGCTCGCAACTTGGCACTTCTACTAGCTCCGCGAGTGGCGCAGTGGTGAGCTTGGAATGTCCCGAAGCTGCGTCGTCGTACTCCCAAATTTCTTCGGGACCCCGCGTAGGGGTGTCTCAAGCGGCGGACTGGCCGTGGCGGTTTTGGATCGACGGTGAGCCGAGCGTTACCGCGTACCGGCGCAATCCGCGCGCTTGA
- a CDS encoding HIT family protein, whose amino-acid sequence MSELWHSHAPEGYVCPFCELLSGKIESPDNLCALTDFIYANDKAAAIMACDGFGNHGGHVMIIPTQHQEALYDVDEDTATAIMLLARRMTLAMKIAWDPDGTSVRQHNEPAGNQHVWHYHMHVFPRYFGDDLYKQLRHRVPVEVRARKALELRGALDQVDAYDDVAHH is encoded by the coding sequence ATGAGCGAACTCTGGCATTCTCACGCACCCGAGGGGTACGTCTGCCCGTTCTGCGAGCTGTTGAGTGGCAAGATCGAGTCCCCGGACAATCTCTGCGCCCTTACTGACTTCATTTACGCGAATGACAAGGCCGCAGCCATCATGGCGTGCGACGGTTTCGGCAACCACGGCGGCCACGTCATGATCATCCCCACGCAGCACCAAGAGGCGCTCTACGACGTTGATGAGGACACCGCGACGGCCATCATGCTGCTTGCTCGACGCATGACCTTGGCCATGAAAATTGCGTGGGATCCGGATGGCACCAGCGTGCGTCAGCACAACGAACCTGCTGGGAATCAGCACGTGTGGCACTACCACATGCATGTTTTCCCGAGGTATTTCGGCGATGACCTCTACAAGCAGTTGCGCCATCGCGTACCCGTGGAGGTGCGGGCGCGCAAGGCCCTCGAGTTGCGTGGGGCGTTGGATCAGGTTGACGCGTACGACGACGTAGCTCACCACTGA
- a CDS encoding trimeric intracellular cation channel family protein: MLSADLLGIFFFAVSGSLLAARKGFDIIGSLALAYMTGLGGGIVRDLIIDQGVPNVFVNTIYLLPPFLAAIAVYLMSTHLQKLRYFISLFDAGGLALFCITGTLVALEAGIEPIVAVLLGVATACGGGLLRDITANETPGLFNPRDLYAVPAFLGASVTVLLEMTGWFNLLTATITAVAVFVMRMLAVRFKWSAPLAVRGWSRPSLRLPRSRADNAK, from the coding sequence ATGCTCTCCGCGGACCTGCTCGGCATCTTCTTCTTCGCGGTCTCCGGCTCGTTGCTGGCGGCACGTAAGGGCTTCGACATCATCGGGTCCCTCGCCCTCGCCTACATGACCGGCCTCGGCGGCGGAATTGTGCGTGACCTGATCATCGATCAAGGCGTCCCGAACGTCTTCGTGAACACCATCTACCTGCTCCCGCCGTTCTTGGCGGCCATCGCCGTGTATTTGATGTCCACCCACTTGCAAAAGCTGCGCTATTTCATCTCCCTCTTCGACGCCGGCGGACTGGCTCTTTTCTGCATCACGGGAACGCTCGTTGCGCTAGAGGCCGGAATTGAACCCATCGTCGCCGTGCTCTTAGGTGTGGCCACGGCGTGCGGCGGCGGCTTGCTGCGTGACATCACCGCAAACGAAACACCTGGCCTGTTCAACCCTCGAGACCTCTACGCGGTTCCAGCATTCTTGGGCGCCAGCGTGACGGTTCTCTTGGAGATGACGGGCTGGTTTAACCTCCTCACGGCGACCATCACGGCGGTGGCCGTGTTCGTGATGCGCATGCTGGCGGTCCGCTTCAAGTGGAGTGCGCCACTTGCGGTTCGCGGTTGGTCCCGGCCTAGCCTGCGTTTGCCCCGATCTAGGGCTGACAACGCCAAGTAA
- a CDS encoding PucR family transcriptional regulator, translating into MAMTLAQLLAVPSLGLTLVPSAKGADPASIQLAWAAVTEQVDPSVFLTGDEVLLTTGIRLRTAALQRDFVVSAKRGGASALGFGVGLGHDAVPSALRLTAEEVGLPLFKVPYQTAFAAISRIIAEDLAAEHVSGIQQLLAGHQKLSAALLRGGGIDALLDVLENFVGNAARVEQYGIELGSSHLATQGTSDPVSTDSDAEWADWPIASGLRDRASLFIRKPLTSEALIPYAQSLLGLELSNQARLRRTSRIAVGQVLDDVLHGGLRGYDASLRMQSVGLDATQAHGVVLVESSSGHAPLGEMPLPSLPPRVITAILDGRLAIIVPSRAAGGSKDGGTGNDSGPGHDASASEPGVIAAQAAELFSSATTHLTIGYGRLYPDANGLRLSYYEARESLRSLQPINEPSRLSLTSLLLTAKDVPLMDLAREILEPLENADAQHNGELINTLRRFLHSSGEIGQVARELGVHRNTVRYRLQRVTDLTGYSPANMQDRVQLWLALEAKELS; encoded by the coding sequence ATGGCCATGACCCTCGCGCAGTTGCTAGCGGTTCCCAGTCTTGGACTGACTCTGGTGCCGTCTGCGAAGGGTGCCGATCCGGCCTCGATTCAGCTGGCCTGGGCAGCTGTTACCGAGCAAGTGGACCCCTCCGTTTTCCTCACCGGCGACGAAGTTCTCCTCACCACCGGCATCCGCTTGCGCACTGCAGCGCTACAGCGCGATTTCGTGGTCAGCGCCAAGCGAGGTGGCGCTTCGGCGCTTGGTTTCGGGGTGGGATTAGGGCACGACGCCGTTCCCTCGGCTTTGCGTCTCACCGCTGAGGAAGTGGGACTTCCGTTATTCAAGGTCCCCTACCAAACCGCTTTCGCCGCGATCTCCCGCATCATTGCCGAAGACCTCGCTGCTGAGCACGTTTCCGGCATCCAACAGCTTCTCGCGGGACACCAAAAACTCTCTGCCGCACTGTTGCGCGGCGGTGGCATCGACGCGCTCCTTGACGTCCTTGAGAATTTCGTGGGCAACGCCGCCCGGGTGGAGCAGTACGGGATTGAACTGGGTAGCTCTCACCTCGCGACACAGGGCACCTCGGACCCGGTGTCCACGGATTCTGATGCAGAGTGGGCCGACTGGCCGATCGCCTCCGGGCTTCGTGACCGAGCCTCCTTGTTCATCCGGAAACCGCTCACCTCCGAAGCTCTCATTCCCTACGCGCAAAGCCTGCTGGGACTCGAACTCTCCAACCAAGCCCGCTTGCGCCGCACGTCCCGCATCGCCGTGGGCCAAGTGCTCGACGATGTCCTGCACGGTGGACTGCGCGGTTACGACGCATCTCTACGCATGCAATCTGTAGGTCTCGACGCAACGCAAGCGCACGGCGTCGTACTGGTTGAATCCAGTAGCGGGCACGCACCGCTAGGAGAAATGCCGCTACCCAGCCTGCCTCCTCGCGTCATCACCGCCATTCTGGATGGTCGACTCGCGATCATCGTGCCCTCGCGCGCCGCCGGCGGAAGTAAAGATGGCGGAACCGGCAACGACAGCGGACCAGGTCATGACGCCAGCGCTTCGGAACCGGGCGTCATCGCGGCGCAAGCCGCCGAGCTGTTCAGCTCCGCAACCACCCATCTCACCATCGGTTACGGGCGCTTGTACCCGGACGCGAATGGTTTGCGGCTGAGCTACTACGAGGCTCGTGAATCCTTGCGCTCCCTGCAGCCCATCAACGAACCCAGCCGTCTCTCGCTCACATCGCTGCTCCTCACGGCCAAGGATGTGCCGCTCATGGATCTGGCCCGCGAGATCCTGGAACCCCTTGAGAACGCCGACGCTCAACACAACGGTGAACTCATCAACACCTTGCGCCGGTTCCTTCATAGCTCAGGCGAAATCGGGCAAGTAGCGCGCGAACTCGGCGTGCACCGCAACACCGTGCGCTACCGCCTCCAACGAGTGACAGATTTGACCGGCTACTCCCCTGCCAACATGCAAGATCGCGTGCAGCTCTGGCTGGCCCTCGAAGCGAAGGAGCTCTCGTGA
- a CDS encoding sodium-dependent transporter, with the protein MTTATNGKTPVRRETFSSRRLFILSAIGSAVGLGNIWRFPYVAYENGGGAFLIPYLAALLTAGIPLLFFDYAVGHKFRGSAPLAFRRLARPAEALGWWQVLVCFVIAVYYAVIIAWSSMYTIFSVTKAWGEDPEAFFMGDFLQRAGAATEASVSLDFVPGILIPLIIVWIVTIGIMIAGVSKGIARANAIFLPLLVVMFVILVVQSLFLPGAVDGLNAFFTPSWEALGDPSVWAAAYGHIFFSLSVGFGIMVTYSSYLKRKTDLTGSGLVVGFANSAFEILAGIGVFAAIGFMAQAAGTTVADQATGGIGLAFIAFPAIVSEAPAGQLIGVLFFGSLVFAGVTSLISILEVIVAAVQDKLGAGRTFSTLIVSIPMAIISIVLFPTTTGLYVLDTVDGFVNQFGIVAGALVAVIVVVWIYRNLPSLREHVNRYSSFKLGGVWFILAGVIAPVVLAYMLVTEIIAKSTESYSGYPLWFNAIFGWGMSVALIVFAILMSFVPWSAKSKLNFDPEYDAIRDAENAEADSYTKGGQR; encoded by the coding sequence ATGACTACAGCAACGAACGGCAAAACGCCGGTTCGTCGCGAGACCTTTAGCTCTCGACGACTCTTTATTCTGTCAGCCATTGGCTCAGCCGTTGGACTTGGCAACATTTGGCGCTTCCCTTATGTCGCCTATGAAAACGGCGGCGGCGCCTTCCTCATCCCTTACCTCGCCGCGCTTTTGACCGCAGGTATCCCACTTCTCTTCTTCGACTACGCCGTGGGCCACAAGTTCCGTGGCTCCGCGCCGCTGGCATTCCGACGTTTGGCCCGCCCGGCCGAAGCGCTCGGCTGGTGGCAAGTGCTGGTCTGCTTCGTGATCGCCGTGTACTACGCGGTGATCATCGCCTGGTCTTCGATGTACACGATCTTCTCCGTCACGAAGGCGTGGGGTGAGGATCCCGAAGCGTTCTTTATGGGAGATTTCCTTCAGCGAGCTGGCGCGGCAACAGAGGCCTCGGTGTCTCTGGACTTCGTGCCAGGCATCCTCATTCCGTTGATCATCGTTTGGATTGTCACCATCGGCATCATGATTGCGGGCGTAAGCAAGGGTATCGCTCGCGCGAACGCCATCTTCTTGCCGCTCCTCGTGGTGATGTTCGTGATCCTGGTAGTGCAGTCCTTGTTCTTGCCAGGTGCCGTGGATGGACTCAACGCTTTCTTCACGCCAAGCTGGGAAGCACTCGGTGACCCATCCGTCTGGGCTGCCGCCTACGGTCACATCTTCTTCTCCCTCTCCGTGGGCTTCGGCATCATGGTTACCTACTCCTCCTACCTCAAGCGCAAGACGGACCTCACGGGTTCCGGCTTGGTAGTGGGCTTCGCCAACTCAGCGTTCGAGATCCTCGCCGGTATTGGTGTGTTCGCAGCCATTGGCTTCATGGCCCAGGCTGCCGGAACCACGGTGGCCGACCAAGCAACGGGTGGCATTGGCCTGGCGTTCATCGCCTTCCCTGCCATCGTTTCTGAGGCACCTGCCGGCCAGCTCATCGGCGTGCTGTTCTTTGGCTCGTTGGTGTTTGCTGGTGTTACGTCGCTCATCTCCATCTTGGAAGTGATCGTCGCAGCCGTTCAGGATAAGCTGGGCGCGGGTCGTACGTTCTCTACCCTGATTGTTTCTATCCCGATGGCCATCATCTCGATCGTTTTGTTCCCGACCACCACTGGCTTGTACGTGCTGGACACGGTGGACGGCTTCGTGAACCAGTTCGGTATCGTCGCAGGCGCCCTCGTGGCGGTCATTGTGGTGGTGTGGATCTACCGCAATCTTCCGTCGTTGCGCGAGCACGTCAACCGCTACTCGAGCTTCAAGCTGGGTGGCGTCTGGTTCATTCTCGCGGGCGTTATTGCGCCCGTCGTGCTGGCCTACATGCTGGTCACTGAGATCATCGCCAAGTCCACGGAGTCCTACTCCGGGTACCCGCTGTGGTTCAACGCCATCTTTGGTTGGGGCATGTCCGTTGCGCTGATTGTGTTCGCCATCCTGATGTCCTTTGTGCCGTGGTCTGCGAAGTCCAAGCTCAATTTCGATCCCGAGTATGACGCGATCCGCGATGCCGAAAACGCTGAAGCGGATTCCTACACGAAGGGAGGTCAGCGATGA
- a CDS encoding methionine/alanine import family NSS transporter small subunit, whose protein sequence is MTTTAIIMLIIAILTVWGGLALSMWNLSRHPEDEEPEVLPTMHAPEL, encoded by the coding sequence ATGACCACCACCGCCATCATCATGCTGATCATTGCCATCCTCACCGTTTGGGGCGGACTGGCGCTGTCCATGTGGAACTTGAGCCGTCACCCGGAGGATGAAGAACCCGAAGTTCTTCCCACCATGCACGCTCCCGAACTCTAG